The Gracilibacillus caseinilyticus genome segment GTAATAATGTAACGCTTGCTCCTCCCCACAATGCATCTGGTACTTTTCCTTCAGACAAAAACGTAGTAATGTGCTGACTGATACTATTTGGAAACCATGGTAATTGATGCGAGAAAATTTGATTAAACCCTGACATTAACATAATCGTACCTACTGTTAATGTTAATACCAAGCCAGGATTGATAACGACTGTATTGTAAAAAATCGTTAACGACACGACAAAAATCAGCCAAATAAAATAAAAGAAAAAGAGTCCGATAAATTCACTAACAGCAAGATCACCAAATAATAAATAGACATAATACCAGCTTGTAAGCATTCCTAATAAAAATGAGGTGAACACTAATAATAGCTTAGCGGCCCACTTCGCCGTTATATACGTTAGATAACGAACCGGTTTTACTAAGACCAGTTGTGCTACACCACTTTTTCGTTCACCTGCGATCACTGCCATCGAAATAGCCACCACAACCAATACACCCAGACTACTAAGTTCTGCTAAACTTAGCATAATCGCTTCTCCCGGTTGCAAGTCTGGTGCAGGAATAACCGTTCCTTCTGGCAAACCGCCTACAGAATCGAGGATAACCGGCATGTAATAAGTAGTCAGCGGATCCATTACACATAAAACGATAAAAACGAGAGGCACCCAAACCCATTTATAATTGCGCCAGTCTTCGATTAATTCTTTTTGAAAAATCATAATCCATTGCATCAATGCATCACCACTTTCACAAATAAATCTTCCAGCGTGGTTTTACTAAACGCGAGCTTCTCTATTGGCCAATCTTCTGCGACTACATAAGATAATATTTCTTTTCGTGCCAGTTCGACGTCGTTGGCAGTTAGATGAATCTCACCCTTCTGTTCCTGAATCAGCTCCACAACTGCTAATTGCTTGAGCTTCTCTATATATGCTGCATGATTGCCTTTAAACGCCAACTCTAATTTAGTGGTTTGATGTTCTGTTCGTAAGGAAGCAATTGAACCCGCCAAGACGATACCACCATCGTGCATCATCAACACATCATCACAGATTTCTTCCGCATCACCAAGAATATGCGTAGAGAACAGGATCGTTGTCTGCTCTTTTAACTCTTCCATCAACGTCAAAATTTCCCGACGTCCAAGTGGGTCTAAAGATGATACCGGCTCATCCAGCATCAGTATTTGTGGCTTGTGAATCATCGCTTGTGCAATGCCAAGCCGCTGCTTCATCCCACCAGAGTATTTGCCAATGCGATAATTGGCGGCTGCTTCAATCCCAACTTTGTCAAGCAGTTGCAGTGCTCTTTGTTCTGTTTCTTTTTTCGTTAAGTTGGCTAATCGTCCAACATATACTAAAAACTCCTTACCTGACATCCATGGATGAAAGACCGGATACTGTGGGAGATAGCCGATATAACTGCGAATATCATGCTGGTCCGAACCAGGGAATCGAATCGATCCTGCAGTTGGTTTCAACAAGCCTGACAGCATCTTCAATGTCGTCGTTTTTCCTGCACCATTTGGGCCGAGTAATGCAACACATTTGCCTGTATCAAGTTGGAAATCAATTCCTTTTACAACTTTCTTGCCTTTAAAGGATTTCGTGAGTTGCTGTACTTCCATCACAGCCATTTAATATTGTCTCCTTCCAATAATGAGATAAAGTACTGGTCCGATGATTCCTAACAAAATAATAATGACCGCCCACATTGCTTTCGGGCCATTGGTATGATCTGCTTTTACTAACGAAATAATAGCAATAATCATTAACAAAAATTGAATCAAGGCTATTGGTGCGATAACAGGTATAAAATCCATGCTACTCACCTCCTTCAATAGATACGTTTTAACATACAATTGGTTTCATAAGAAAAACTTGGTACTCTCTAAATTTTTACTACGTCGAGCTTCTTCATTGCTAAAATTTAATACTGAATACTTTCCTATCGTATAAAAAAGCACACCTGTTAAGGTATGCTTACGCTCGTTCTATCGGAAACGTGCAACAACGAAAAGAACCACCAGATTTAATTATTTCAGAAAAATCAACCTCGATTACATCAAAACCTTTATCTGTCAGGTTTTGATTGACCTGCTTGTTGACAGGTAGTGAGATTACCTTATAATCACCAATCGAGAATACATTCGTCCCTAACGAAAATTGTTCTTCCTCTGTTACTTCAATTAAATCGTAATGCTGACGAAGCTTCGCCAGATCCTCCTCGCTGAACGCTTGCGGATAGATAAGGCCAGTCGTTTCGCTGACAAGATTGAAGCAACAATCGAGATGAAGAATATCTTCACGAATTTGCAAAGGGTTCACTTTTCGGTCTGGTAAACTTTTTTGCAGTTCTACAATCGCACTCTCATCCGTCCGTTTACTTACACCTACCCAAACATGATCTCCCGCTACGACCACATCGCCACCTTCAATTGATCCACCCAGTGCCGGGCTGTACGGGATCTGGTGCTCGTCTAGCAATTGTTGGAGCGTGTTAACCTCCGCCTTGCGAATATCACGGCTCATTTCTGCGGTATACAAAGTATTTCCGATTGTAAATCCAATATCCCTTGTAAAAACCTGTTCGTTAAGATTCGGATCAGCGGGCAATTCCAACACGTTTACCTGATGCTTTCTTAACGTTTCGATAAAATGCTGATGCTGCTTCATCGCAATTGGAATGTCAATGTTCTCGTCCTCATAAAACTTCTGTGTCTCATTAATAACTTTTTTAATTTCCATGTATTGAGGCGGGCAGACAATGACCTGCTTTAATCGATCATATTCATTGTGCTGTTTAATCATGGATAAAGCCCCCCTAACGATATTTTTTTCTACGGACAACCGTTTTTGTTTTTGTTTAGTATACCATACCACATAAGAAATCATGTGAGCAGAAAGTCTGTTACTATATCTGACAATTCTATTTGATGCATTTGAAATACATGTTATTCTCTTATTAACTTAAATCAAACAAGAGGAGGGTATTCCATTGAATCGTAAACGGATGCAGAATCCGAATATCTTTACTTGTGTTGTCTTGACTTTTAAATTGATGTTCAGATAATTATTCGATTTGCTAAAACGCAAATGAAGGAGGATCATTCAATGAAAAACCCGAAAAGAAAAAACCCAAACCTGTTTACTTGCATCATTTTAACATTTCGTCTCATGTTTTAGTAATGAAATGGACAAATCTTTCATATGATAAAACAATATTCCAAGCAAGTACGAATGGTTCGTTAAAAAACTGCCATTCGTGCTTATTTATTTGCCCGGCAAATTTTTATGGCCACTTTTTGATGTT includes the following:
- a CDS encoding ABC transporter permease, which encodes MQWIMIFQKELIEDWRNYKWVWVPLVFIVLCVMDPLTTYYMPVILDSVGGLPEGTVIPAPDLQPGEAIMLSLAELSSLGVLVVVAISMAVIAGERKSGVAQLVLVKPVRYLTYITAKWAAKLLLVFTSFLLGMLTSWYYVYLLFGDLAVSEFIGLFFFYFIWLIFVVSLTIFYNTVVINPGLVLTLTVGTIMLMSGFNQIFSHQLPWFPNSISQHITTFLSEGKVPDALWGGASVTLLLTVLLILVSNIMLQRKEIGE
- a CDS encoding ABC transporter ATP-binding protein, with the protein product MAVMEVQQLTKSFKGKKVVKGIDFQLDTGKCVALLGPNGAGKTTTLKMLSGLLKPTAGSIRFPGSDQHDIRSYIGYLPQYPVFHPWMSGKEFLVYVGRLANLTKKETEQRALQLLDKVGIEAAANYRIGKYSGGMKQRLGIAQAMIHKPQILMLDEPVSSLDPLGRREILTLMEELKEQTTILFSTHILGDAEEICDDVLMMHDGGIVLAGSIASLRTEHQTTKLELAFKGNHAAYIEKLKQLAVVELIQEQKGEIHLTANDVELARKEILSYVVAEDWPIEKLAFSKTTLEDLFVKVVMH
- a CDS encoding PLDc N-terminal domain-containing protein — encoded protein: MDFIPVIAPIALIQFLLMIIAIISLVKADHTNGPKAMWAVIIILLGIIGPVLYLIIGRRQY
- a CDS encoding dimethylarginine dimethylaminohydrolase family protein, with the translated sequence MIKQHNEYDRLKQVIVCPPQYMEIKKVINETQKFYEDENIDIPIAMKQHQHFIETLRKHQVNVLELPADPNLNEQVFTRDIGFTIGNTLYTAEMSRDIRKAEVNTLQQLLDEHQIPYSPALGGSIEGGDVVVAGDHVWVGVSKRTDESAIVELQKSLPDRKVNPLQIREDILHLDCCFNLVSETTGLIYPQAFSEEDLAKLRQHYDLIEVTEEEQFSLGTNVFSIGDYKVISLPVNKQVNQNLTDKGFDVIEVDFSEIIKSGGSFRCCTFPIERA